A portion of the Eubacterium maltosivorans genome contains these proteins:
- the pstB gene encoding phosphate ABC transporter ATP-binding protein PstB translates to MDKKKKFDVKDLDLYYGDFQALKKINIDIYENEVTAFIGPSGCGKSTFLRCLNRMNDLIDSVRIEGTLNFDGKNIYEKDTDVIQLRTKVGMVFQKPNPFPMSIYDNIAYGPKCQGLKDKKKLDKIVHDSLVGAALWDEVSDRLGKSALGLSGGQQQRLCIARTIAMQPEVILMDEPTSALDPIATSKIEDLMEELKKDYTIIIVTHSMQQAARISDRTAFFLMGEIIEYNETNTIFMNPEDKRTEDYITGRFG, encoded by the coding sequence ATGGATAAGAAGAAAAAATTTGATGTGAAGGATCTGGATTTGTATTATGGTGATTTTCAGGCCTTAAAAAAAATCAATATTGATATTTATGAAAATGAAGTGACCGCTTTTATCGGCCCGTCAGGCTGTGGAAAATCTACATTTCTGCGCTGTCTGAACCGCATGAATGACTTAATTGACTCGGTTCGTATCGAGGGGACCCTGAATTTTGACGGTAAAAATATCTATGAAAAAGATACGGACGTTATCCAGCTCAGAACAAAGGTGGGCATGGTTTTCCAAAAACCTAACCCGTTTCCGATGAGTATCTACGATAATATCGCCTATGGTCCAAAATGCCAGGGCTTGAAAGATAAGAAGAAACTTGATAAAATTGTACACGACAGTCTGGTAGGAGCGGCTCTGTGGGATGAAGTCAGCGACCGTCTGGGCAAATCCGCCCTCGGCCTTTCCGGTGGGCAGCAGCAGCGTCTGTGCATTGCCAGGACCATCGCCATGCAGCCAGAGGTTATCCTGATGGATGAGCCAACCTCGGCCCTTGACCCAATTGCTACTTCAAAAATTGAAGATTTGATGGAGGAGCTTAAAAAGGACTACACCATTATCATCGTCACACATTCCATGCAGCAGGCTGCCAGAATTTCAGACAGAACCGCTTTCTTCCTTATGGGAGAAATTATTGAGTACAATGAGACAAATACTATTTTCATGAATCCAGAAGATAAACGGACTGAGGATTATATTACCGGCCGATTTGGTTGA
- the phoU gene encoding phosphate signaling complex protein PhoU produces MMREVYNEELKTIKNEILLMSSQAERMLSDSITALEEQNVKLARSVISRDDIVDLKEIQLQQIVSEVIARQQPVAGDLRRLSSTYKIITNLERIADLAVNICQKVICLRKEEYYKKLDNIPQMAKMVEDQLKMCIQAYIDEDISKMDDVIRYEDEIDRLNNTLHSDCIAEINQNPEMALQAMSFSFIGSHLERIGDHATNIFETVYFIVTGNYMDFNDLNTIPEDE; encoded by the coding sequence ATGATGCGAGAAGTTTATAACGAAGAATTAAAAACCATTAAGAATGAAATTTTATTGATGTCTTCCCAGGCAGAACGCATGCTGTCGGATTCGATTACGGCGCTGGAAGAACAAAATGTCAAGCTGGCCAGAAGCGTCATCAGCCGGGATGACATTGTGGATTTAAAGGAAATCCAGCTTCAGCAGATTGTCAGCGAGGTGATTGCGAGGCAGCAGCCCGTCGCAGGGGATTTGAGAAGACTTTCCTCCACCTATAAAATTATTACAAATCTTGAAAGAATCGCTGACCTGGCGGTGAATATCTGCCAAAAGGTGATCTGCCTGCGTAAGGAAGAGTACTATAAAAAACTGGACAATATCCCGCAGATGGCAAAGATGGTGGAAGATCAGCTTAAAATGTGTATTCAGGCTTATATTGACGAGGATATCAGCAAGATGGATGATGTGATCCGTTATGAGGATGAAATCGACCGTTTGAACAATACCCTGCACAGCGACTGCATCGCAGAGATCAACCAAAATCCGGAAATGGCGCTTCAGGCTATGAGCTTTTCTTTTATAGGGAGCCATTTGGAAAGAATTGGTGATCATGCCACTAATATTTTTGAGACCGTCTATTTTATTGTCACTGGAAATTATATGGATTTTAATGACTTAAATACAATCCCAGAGGACGAATAA
- the pstC gene encoding phosphate ABC transporter permease subunit PstC: protein MEEKKQTKVSEKVVEKIFLLCALVSIISVVTITIYVFVNGLEPFVNGSYSFLKFISGTEWRPGSDMYGIFYMIVGSVYATLGAIVIGVPIALLTAVFISELAGTRIGKIVRFAVELLAGIPSVLYGVFGLGIIVPYVLKISPMAQGESLLATIIVLAVMILPTVVSISETSISAVPDAYREGSLALGASKIQTIFKVVIPAAKSGIITGIILGIGRAIGETMAVMLVCGNPIAGIPTSLFDQIRPLTTNIALEMGYASGVHQQLLFSTGVVLFVFIMIINFVVNKFVESKIGG from the coding sequence TTGGAAGAAAAGAAACAAACCAAAGTAAGCGAGAAAGTTGTTGAAAAGATATTTTTACTTTGCGCTCTTGTATCGATCATCAGCGTCGTTACCATTACCATCTATGTATTTGTCAATGGGCTGGAGCCTTTTGTAAACGGCTCTTACTCTTTCCTGAAATTTATTTCAGGGACAGAATGGCGGCCCGGGTCGGATATGTATGGCATTTTTTACATGATCGTCGGTTCGGTTTATGCGACCTTGGGAGCTATTGTCATCGGTGTTCCTATCGCATTGTTAACCGCGGTGTTTATCTCTGAATTGGCAGGTACCCGCATTGGAAAAATAGTCCGTTTTGCGGTTGAACTGTTGGCCGGAATTCCTTCGGTGCTCTACGGTGTGTTTGGCCTCGGGATTATCGTCCCTTATGTGTTAAAGATTTCGCCCATGGCACAGGGTGAGTCCCTTTTGGCGACAATCATCGTTCTGGCGGTTATGATCCTGCCCACAGTCGTCAGCATTTCGGAAACCTCTATATCCGCCGTTCCCGACGCCTATCGGGAGGGTTCCCTGGCCCTGGGTGCGTCTAAGATTCAGACAATTTTCAAGGTGGTTATTCCAGCGGCTAAATCGGGTATTATTACAGGTATTATTTTGGGGATTGGCCGGGCCATCGGGGAAACCATGGCGGTTATGCTGGTATGCGGCAACCCGATCGCGGGTATTCCGACCAGTCTTTTTGATCAGATTCGCCCTTTAACCACGAACATTGCGCTTGAAATGGGCTACGCCTCCGGTGTGCACCAGCAGCTTCTGTTCTCAACCGGTGTGGTCCTGTTTGTGTTTATTATGATCATCAATTTTGTCGTTAATAAATTCGTCGAATCAAAAATTGGAGGCTGA
- the pstA gene encoding phosphate ABC transporter permease PstA: protein MSRKVKDNCVKGVIYAATAITLGILLFIIGFIFVKGIGMVDWNFITRDFNDKVGYQMVEKKDVPLSINEADLLSKSDYYKKYETPDGEPLYIESLGAAIMKVDYSKRNDQHKQVIFSYIEKDSSLNATKDTTGRGTAVKTDYVLESVDGAEVSDLSLEEIAQLVQNGGGTLKLKVVNPGGGIFSNIVTTLYMVFLSLVIALPIGILAAIYMTEYAKPGRLVNAIRFATECLSGIPSIIFGLFGMAFFVVALKFQISLLSGSLTVAIILLPVIIRSTEEALKTVPVSYREGSLALGATKLQTVFKVVLPSAVPGIVTAVLLSIGRVIGESAALLLTAGTVAQIPGTLLSPGSTLTVQAYYVAKEEGNIELACAIGIIIVLIVIVLNILSRLAADKLDVAHKK, encoded by the coding sequence ATGAGCAGAAAAGTAAAAGACAATTGTGTGAAAGGCGTTATCTACGCGGCCACAGCCATCACGCTTGGCATCTTGTTGTTTATTATTGGCTTTATCTTTGTTAAAGGGATTGGCATGGTGGACTGGAATTTTATCACTCGCGATTTTAACGATAAGGTGGGCTATCAGATGGTGGAAAAGAAAGATGTACCCCTTTCGATCAATGAAGCAGACCTTTTGTCAAAATCGGATTACTATAAAAAGTATGAAACACCAGACGGCGAGCCGCTTTATATCGAGTCTCTGGGAGCGGCCATTATGAAGGTTGATTATTCAAAACGAAACGATCAGCACAAGCAGGTGATTTTCAGTTATATCGAAAAGGACTCGAGCTTAAACGCCACTAAGGACACAACCGGAAGGGGCACGGCGGTTAAGACCGACTATGTGCTTGAAAGTGTGGACGGCGCCGAGGTGTCGGATTTATCATTGGAGGAGATTGCTCAGCTGGTACAAAATGGCGGCGGTACCCTTAAGCTGAAGGTGGTTAATCCGGGCGGCGGGATTTTCAGCAATATTGTCACAACGCTGTACATGGTATTTCTGTCATTGGTTATCGCGCTGCCGATCGGTATTTTAGCAGCCATCTATATGACGGAATACGCCAAGCCCGGCCGACTGGTCAACGCGATCCGCTTTGCAACGGAATGCTTGTCGGGGATACCTTCTATTATTTTTGGTCTTTTTGGTATGGCGTTTTTCGTGGTCGCGCTCAAATTTCAAATATCCTTACTGTCAGGGAGCTTAACCGTGGCGATTATTCTGCTTCCGGTCATTATACGGAGTACAGAGGAAGCCCTGAAAACCGTCCCGGTCAGTTACCGCGAAGGCTCCCTGGCTCTTGGGGCAACAAAGCTGCAGACCGTGTTTAAGGTCGTGCTGCCATCTGCAGTCCCCGGTATTGTGACGGCGGTGCTCTTAAGTATTGGCCGTGTGATCGGCGAATCTGCGGCGCTGCTGCTCACTGCGGGCACCGTTGCGCAGATTCCGGGAACGCTGCTTTCGCCGGGGAGCACACTGACGGTTCAGGCCTACTATGTGGCTAAAGAGGAAGGAAATATCGAACTGGCCTGTGCTATTGGTATTATTATTGTATTGATTGTCATTGTATTGAATATTTTATCAAGACTGGCAGCGGACAAGCTGGATGTTGCCCATAAAAAATAG
- a CDS encoding AAA family ATPase, with amino-acid sequence MSERIIITIARQFGSGGRNIGKKLAKALDIPFYDQELIDEGAKESGINPEMVKDLEETPTNSLLYSIATSSFFGAGHFSPTVELPMTDRLFLAQSDVIRKFASEGSCVIVGRCANYVLRDDEDTVDVFIHRDFGERVNQVSKIYDLNLKKAEETVKKIDKRRSNYYSYYSDKKWGQADNYDLCLNSGALGEDSCVDIIKAFIEKRNIRKKARG; translated from the coding sequence ATGAGTGAACGTATTATTATAACCATTGCCCGTCAGTTTGGCAGCGGTGGAAGAAACATTGGAAAAAAACTGGCAAAAGCACTGGATATTCCGTTTTATGATCAGGAGCTTATTGACGAGGGCGCTAAGGAAAGCGGTATTAATCCTGAAATGGTTAAGGATCTGGAAGAAACACCGACCAATTCGCTGCTGTACTCCATTGCTACCAGCTCATTCTTTGGTGCCGGACACTTTTCGCCAACGGTCGAGCTGCCAATGACCGACCGCTTGTTTTTAGCCCAGTCTGATGTGATCCGGAAATTCGCGTCCGAAGGCTCCTGTGTGATCGTGGGGCGTTGTGCGAATTATGTTCTCAGGGATGATGAGGATACTGTAGATGTTTTTATTCATCGAGACTTTGGAGAACGGGTCAATCAGGTATCTAAAATCTATGATTTAAATCTGAAGAAGGCTGAGGAGACGGTTAAAAAGATTGACAAAAGGCGAAGCAATTACTACAGTTATTATTCAGACAAAAAATGGGGACAGGCTGATAACTATGACCTGTGCCTGAACAGCGGCGCTTTAGGCGAAGACAGCTGTGTGGATATTATTAAAGCCTTTATTGAAAAACGAAATATACGTAAAAAAGCAAGAGGTTAA
- a CDS encoding M60 family metallopeptidase, producing MKKWLACFMSVVMLFASFPISILAEETVQETSSETAETDIVTENQEEAGPEEALEGISSLADEASEPQAEDEKDSMIRTGGSAELVGNMEVEIHFAQPKTKLLETAVLTLASDDGTVKEILLKDIVNEKILTDFGGRSIQYKTLLFDKASDNGESSNVFYDAQNPDAKIYFANVNLYNLPVGDYTITVSDMGIIPVQARVRLEGSSKRVEFMDGAVLAGDVDSNGIIDDADYDAVMKKLGSSETDYDLNGDGLVDIVDLVYLQENMGEAYDAEKVQISDTSPIVDPGNVVIEKNVSNPVVVKSGDIAQLFSTASDQAASVQFAKEDEGVISEEAPLEIPLVMQEPVKATELRIAPNELGLENAPRRGRVEVVDEFGEKETHSFDLQDKVDYLFLTDEASPSTIVINLDKQVAIKKVTIFVTETNKASSNLAEISKVEFLNNTKDKIVEQVTSIPANVKVVSGNESLTVSWEAQPNVTGYEVKMSFTNPKTGKNETTLTAVDGTSLTINDLINFVAYKISVQSVNRSESGNWESGFSALVIGTPMPTSVPERPEGITLKGGYRQITVNWEKQKNSTGYNVYYREKGMGDYIKAGDLSGTSYVIENLKDQAEYEVYLTGYNAIGEGAKSPVYTCATESIDPPVTSNYKLINRAGEVNQPTAHIKDVTYPYLKESDYEKAFDKFDIVDNDYTSYWNYGGWNAGGWAGALQAPVVEFDQSYEMNDIVLVRGEGEPSTYNAYMKIRWWDEKGQAHDLNIGNNFAVQSKKSTNGKEYYRIRLNEKIKPVKIQINPALYWAGAPNARCRISEIKFYEYDSLADETNALFVDDLHVELKDSITMEYVDKLIERANTPDPVSGEFHPDKDSILSELTLAKAILSETNIDDTMLVDQNVSNAKNGNLGFAMALNDFQPLGLAARAGDTINVYVGTEGNVLPQLVYTQYHPDVKTGWSKTVNLKKGKNEITLDQIGGEDSERGGALYIRYPNASPSGKDIKVRVAGATRIPSLNLTGITDENNAKAAIQSYVKELKDFVATVPDLYAGEDSKYQWDKKSSIYNSTDIMTNQMLLSVPATAVLEALSGSESEQVEQLYQNSLAMEQLMDITYRSKGLSRDAQDAKDQWPGSRINIRYTRMFTGAFMYATGQHIGIEYGSVGGLTHGRPHTKQADGTMGGGNLYGWGIAHEIGHVTDEGDMVYGETSNNILSQMVKTFDEKTEARADYPAIYQKVTSGTKGYASNVFTQLGMFWQLHLAYDDTYNNLEDSDSFYGRMYQNYRRNTVKTDKDNLLIRMASDAAQKDLTAYFERWGLTANDETIEYVSKYPKEERAIYYLNDDARHKRIEKATAMDKNTKVEATLGHTVENGKDSKRITFNLGVNKNPETILGYEIIRNGEVVGFTTDNTYTDVISSMNNRVLKYEVVAYDNYLNKTEALALEPIKIQHDGSIAKTKWTMDTDMTSEGDTYIEDCTGSGLNHPALTRLYDDDYSNLYEGVKGPGNAQITINLHENMPVVGFKYTAAVKDGALAENTIKNYTIQVSEDGSNWQDAAKGSFTLTAENPEATVYFNEKDQEGANQLITYRAEYVRITANGASGISASEFDIIGPPGDNVELEQSGVGLLEEDFVYDPAQPAIKAGSLIFTGSYRGHPGFNAVLLKDQDGNNVVGKNNEAASIFMANIPENGNIGEISQGTWIYWIDKDQLDMKMLPKTVKAELYRVNNMETNEGQRLTSDTLDVALPESLPNIRLTGGQIPEE from the coding sequence ATGAAAAAATGGTTGGCTTGTTTTATGTCCGTTGTGATGCTGTTTGCGAGCTTTCCGATATCCATTTTGGCAGAGGAAACTGTACAGGAGACCTCCTCCGAAACTGCGGAAACGGATATTGTGACGGAAAATCAGGAAGAGGCCGGGCCAGAGGAAGCCTTGGAGGGCATCTCCTCTTTGGCAGATGAAGCTTCAGAGCCGCAGGCGGAAGATGAAAAAGACAGCATGATCCGCACTGGCGGATCCGCTGAACTTGTCGGGAATATGGAGGTGGAAATCCATTTTGCCCAGCCCAAGACAAAGCTGCTTGAAACCGCTGTCCTGACACTGGCTTCCGATGACGGCACCGTAAAGGAAATCCTATTAAAAGATATCGTAAATGAAAAAATCTTAACTGATTTTGGCGGCAGGAGCATTCAGTACAAAACCTTGCTTTTTGATAAAGCTTCCGATAACGGGGAGAGCAGCAATGTTTTTTACGATGCACAAAACCCAGATGCAAAAATTTATTTTGCCAATGTCAATTTGTATAATCTGCCAGTCGGCGACTATACAATAACTGTTTCGGATATGGGGATAATCCCTGTGCAGGCACGGGTACGCCTTGAGGGAAGCTCGAAACGTGTCGAGTTTATGGACGGTGCAGTTTTAGCTGGAGACGTAGATAGTAACGGTATTATTGACGATGCCGACTACGACGCTGTCATGAAAAAGCTGGGCTCCTCCGAAACCGATTATGATCTTAATGGAGATGGACTTGTCGATATTGTCGATCTGGTCTATCTGCAGGAAAATATGGGCGAGGCCTATGATGCCGAAAAGGTACAGATCAGTGATACGTCCCCGATTGTGGATCCGGGAAATGTGGTCATTGAAAAAAATGTATCCAATCCTGTCGTGGTTAAAAGCGGTGATATTGCTCAGCTTTTCAGCACGGCTTCTGACCAGGCAGCATCAGTCCAGTTCGCCAAAGAGGATGAAGGTGTGATTTCTGAGGAAGCGCCGCTGGAGATTCCGCTTGTCATGCAGGAACCCGTCAAGGCAACAGAACTGCGGATTGCCCCCAATGAACTAGGCCTTGAAAATGCGCCCAGAAGGGGACGTGTTGAGGTGGTCGATGAATTCGGGGAAAAAGAAACCCATAGTTTTGACCTCCAGGACAAAGTGGATTATCTCTTTTTAACCGATGAAGCTTCCCCGTCGACCATTGTCATTAATTTGGATAAACAGGTAGCCATCAAAAAGGTTACCATCTTTGTGACAGAGACCAATAAGGCGAGCAGCAATCTTGCGGAAATCTCAAAAGTTGAATTTTTAAATAATACCAAGGATAAAATCGTTGAGCAGGTTACGAGCATACCTGCAAATGTCAAAGTGGTTTCTGGCAACGAAAGTCTGACGGTCAGCTGGGAGGCACAGCCCAATGTAACCGGCTATGAAGTAAAGATGAGTTTTACAAACCCTAAAACCGGTAAAAATGAGACTACGCTGACTGCAGTGGATGGAACTTCTCTGACAATTAACGATTTAATCAATTTTGTGGCATATAAAATTTCAGTACAGTCGGTTAACCGTTCCGAAAGCGGAAATTGGGAAAGTGGTTTCAGTGCTCTGGTTATCGGAACGCCAATGCCAACCTCAGTGCCTGAAAGGCCAGAGGGTATAACCTTAAAAGGCGGATACCGCCAGATCACTGTCAATTGGGAAAAACAGAAAAATTCTACCGGATATAATGTCTATTACCGTGAAAAAGGGATGGGCGACTATATAAAGGCCGGGGATTTGAGCGGCACCAGCTATGTAATTGAAAACCTTAAGGACCAAGCTGAATACGAGGTCTATCTGACAGGCTATAACGCTATTGGAGAAGGCGCAAAATCGCCGGTATACACCTGCGCGACCGAGTCCATTGATCCGCCGGTCACTTCGAACTATAAGCTGATTAACCGGGCCGGAGAGGTGAACCAGCCGACTGCTCACATCAAAGATGTCACATATCCTTATTTAAAGGAGAGTGATTACGAGAAAGCTTTTGATAAGTTTGATATTGTAGATAATGATTACACCTCATACTGGAACTATGGCGGCTGGAACGCTGGCGGCTGGGCCGGCGCCCTGCAGGCACCGGTCGTTGAATTTGACCAGTCTTATGAGATGAATGATATTGTGCTGGTGCGTGGCGAAGGCGAGCCGAGCACTTACAATGCTTATATGAAAATCCGATGGTGGGATGAAAAAGGACAGGCTCACGACCTGAATATCGGCAATAATTTTGCGGTTCAGTCTAAAAAAAGCACGAACGGCAAAGAATATTACCGTATCCGCCTAAACGAAAAAATTAAGCCTGTCAAAATTCAGATTAACCCGGCGCTTTATTGGGCTGGCGCGCCAAATGCACGCTGCCGGATTTCAGAAATAAAATTTTATGAATATGATAGTTTGGCAGATGAGACAAATGCCCTGTTTGTGGATGATTTACATGTGGAGCTGAAAGACAGCATAACGATGGAATATGTTGATAAGCTTATTGAGCGGGCCAATACGCCGGACCCTGTCAGCGGTGAATTTCATCCGGATAAGGATTCCATTCTTTCTGAGCTGACATTGGCAAAGGCTATTTTGAGCGAAACAAACATCGACGATACCATGCTTGTGGACCAGAATGTGTCAAACGCTAAAAATGGAAACTTAGGCTTTGCAATGGCTTTGAATGATTTTCAGCCTCTTGGCCTTGCAGCCAGAGCGGGTGATACTATTAATGTCTATGTGGGAACAGAGGGAAATGTCCTGCCACAGCTTGTTTATACCCAGTATCATCCTGATGTTAAGACAGGGTGGAGCAAAACCGTTAACCTGAAGAAGGGTAAAAATGAAATTACCCTTGACCAGATTGGAGGGGAAGACAGCGAACGTGGCGGCGCCCTATATATCCGTTATCCCAACGCCAGCCCGTCTGGCAAGGACATCAAGGTGAGAGTAGCAGGTGCTACAAGGATCCCCAGCCTAAATCTGACCGGTATTACGGATGAAAATAATGCGAAAGCGGCAATTCAGTCCTATGTTAAAGAGCTAAAGGATTTTGTCGCTACTGTACCGGATCTGTATGCGGGTGAAGACTCGAAATACCAATGGGATAAAAAGTCCAGTATCTATAACAGTACAGATATTATGACAAATCAGATGCTGTTATCTGTACCGGCGACAGCTGTACTGGAGGCCCTCTCCGGTTCCGAAAGCGAACAAGTTGAGCAGCTTTATCAGAACAGCCTGGCCATGGAACAGCTGATGGATATCACCTACCGCTCAAAAGGGCTGTCTCGGGATGCGCAAGACGCAAAAGATCAATGGCCTGGTTCCAGAATTAATATTCGATATACCCGTATGTTTACCGGCGCGTTTATGTATGCGACCGGACAGCATATCGGCATTGAATATGGCTCGGTCGGCGGCCTGACACACGGACGCCCGCATACAAAACAGGCAGATGGAACCATGGGTGGTGGAAATCTCTATGGCTGGGGAATTGCCCATGAAATTGGACATGTGACCGACGAAGGAGATATGGTATACGGCGAGACCTCCAATAATATTCTGTCACAGATGGTTAAAACCTTTGATGAAAAAACAGAAGCACGTGCGGATTATCCTGCAATCTACCAAAAGGTGACATCCGGTACAAAGGGCTACGCGAGCAATGTTTTTACACAGCTTGGTATGTTCTGGCAGCTGCACTTAGCTTATGACGACACCTATAACAATCTCGAGGATTCCGACAGCTTTTATGGGCGTATGTATCAAAACTACCGAAGAAACACGGTGAAGACAGACAAAGATAACCTGTTGATTCGTATGGCGAGCGATGCAGCCCAGAAGGATTTAACAGCATACTTTGAAAGATGGGGACTGACAGCGAACGATGAAACCATCGAGTATGTGAGCAAGTACCCCAAAGAGGAGCGTGCGATCTACTACCTGAATGATGACGCAAGACATAAACGGATCGAAAAAGCGACGGCGATGGACAAGAACACCAAAGTCGAAGCCACACTGGGCCATACCGTGGAAAATGGAAAGGACTCAAAGCGGATTACCTTCAATTTAGGTGTAAACAAAAACCCCGAAACCATTTTAGGTTATGAAATTATTCGAAACGGCGAGGTAGTTGGCTTTACAACAGACAATACCTATACAGACGTAATTTCCTCCATGAACAACCGTGTGTTGAAATACGAGGTAGTCGCTTATGACAATTATCTGAACAAAACTGAGGCTCTGGCGCTGGAACCCATCAAAATTCAGCACGATGGCAGCATTGCCAAAACAAAATGGACCATGGATACAGATATGACCTCGGAAGGAGATACTTATATTGAGGATTGTACAGGCTCAGGCTTAAACCATCCAGCTCTGACCAGGCTTTATGATGATGATTACAGCAACCTCTATGAAGGAGTAAAAGGCCCTGGTAATGCGCAGATTACCATCAATCTGCATGAAAATATGCCCGTTGTCGGTTTTAAATACACTGCAGCCGTCAAAGATGGGGCCCTCGCGGAAAATACCATCAAAAACTACACCATTCAGGTAAGCGAGGATGGCTCAAACTGGCAGGATGCCGCAAAGGGGAGCTTCACGTTAACCGCTGAAAACCCAGAAGCGACGGTTTACTTTAATGAAAAAGATCAGGAAGGCGCGAACCAGCTGATCACATATCGTGCAGAATATGTGCGTATCACAGCGAACGGCGCATCTGGGATAAGCGCATCCGAATTTGACATTATCGGACCTCCAGGAGATAACGTAGAGCTTGAACAGAGTGGTGTAGGTCTATTGGAAGAAGATTTCGTCTACGATCCAGCCCAGCCCGCCATCAAAGCAGGATCGCTCATCTTTACAGGCAGCTACCGAGGCCATCCGGGCTTTAACGCTGTGCTGCTGAAAGACCAGGACGGCAACAATGTTGTCGGCAAAAATAATGAGGCTGCGAGTATCTTTATGGCAAATATACCTGAAAACGGCAATATCGGCGAAATCAGCCAGGGAACTTGGATTTACTGGATTGACAAGGACCAGCTGGATATGAAAATGCTCCCTAAAACCGTCAAGGCTGAGCTGTACCGTGTCAACAATATGGAAACCAACGAAGGCCAACGCCTGACCAGCGATACCCTTGATGTGGCATTACCTGAGAGCCTGCCGAACATCAGGCTGACCGGCGGACAAATACCAGAGGAATAG
- a CDS encoding phosphate ABC transporter substrate-binding protein encodes MKRSLSWMAALMVLFLLALSLSGCGNEELPAGSSEISGEINGGGSTSVQKIIDAEGAEFGALHPAVKFTYSGTGSSDGIKNAANGTYSFGCASRELKTSEQGDLTELVFAYDGIAVIVNDKNPVENLTKDQIKAIYTGRITNWREVGGEERPIAVVSREDGAGTRTAVEELLDFTEQLKPSATVKEGNGNVQSTVAANPNAIGYVSITFVDRSVKPLRVDGVEATMENVLNKSYGLSRPFLALYNEKNITPQTRAFLDFIMTDEGQTIVEKNGGISVR; translated from the coding sequence ATGAAAAGATCTTTGTCTTGGATGGCGGCATTGATGGTTTTATTTTTGCTGGCCCTATCGCTTTCCGGCTGCGGCAATGAGGAGCTGCCAGCCGGTTCAAGTGAAATTTCAGGAGAAATAAATGGCGGCGGTTCCACCTCTGTTCAAAAAATCATTGACGCCGAAGGCGCGGAATTTGGAGCGCTTCATCCGGCGGTAAAGTTTACCTACAGCGGGACTGGTTCTTCCGACGGCATTAAAAACGCTGCGAATGGAACCTACTCCTTTGGCTGTGCATCCAGAGAGCTTAAAACGTCTGAACAGGGCGATTTGACCGAGCTGGTGTTTGCCTATGACGGGATCGCGGTGATCGTCAATGATAAGAACCCCGTGGAAAATCTGACAAAGGATCAGATCAAAGCAATCTATACCGGAAGGATTACCAACTGGAGAGAAGTTGGCGGTGAAGAACGCCCGATCGCGGTAGTATCAAGGGAAGACGGCGCCGGAACACGGACGGCGGTCGAGGAGCTTCTGGATTTTACAGAGCAGCTGAAACCCAGCGCAACCGTTAAAGAAGGCAACGGAAATGTCCAGTCCACAGTCGCGGCGAATCCCAATGCCATCGGCTATGTTTCCATTACCTTTGTCGACCGATCAGTTAAGCCCCTCCGGGTGGATGGCGTGGAAGCAACCATGGAAAATGTGCTGAACAAAAGTTATGGTCTGTCACGGCCATTTTTAGCACTTTATAATGAAAAAAACATTACGCCGCAGACAAGGGCTTTTCTTGATTTCATCATGACAGACGAAGGTCAGACGATTGTAGAAAAAAATGGCGGAATCAGCGTGAGGTAG